From a region of the Nocardioides ginsengisegetis genome:
- a CDS encoding precorrin-8X methylmutase, with translation MNAPVRPPRAYAYVDDGPAIYVDSFATIRREASFDHLPPDAEKLAVRMVHGTGQVDLVEDLVVHPGLVAAARAALLAGAPILTDAHMVASGVTRARLPRDNEVVCLLRDERVPALARSWGTTRSAAAVSLWEPWLDGSVVAIGNAPTALFHLLEMLVAGAPRPAAIVGCPVGFIGAVESKEALARLADDHGIDIPYVTVRGRRGGSAMTASALNALAQEQE, from the coding sequence GTGAACGCGCCGGTGCGGCCGCCGCGGGCCTACGCGTACGTCGACGACGGGCCGGCGATCTACGTCGACTCGTTCGCGACGATCCGGCGGGAGGCGTCGTTCGACCACCTGCCCCCGGACGCCGAGAAGCTGGCCGTGCGGATGGTGCACGGGACCGGGCAGGTGGACCTGGTCGAGGACCTCGTGGTGCACCCGGGCCTCGTGGCCGCGGCCCGGGCGGCGCTGCTCGCGGGCGCCCCGATCCTGACGGACGCGCACATGGTTGCCTCGGGTGTGACCCGGGCGCGGCTGCCGCGCGACAACGAGGTGGTCTGCCTGCTGCGCGACGAGCGGGTGCCGGCCCTGGCCCGCTCGTGGGGAACGACGCGCTCGGCCGCCGCGGTGTCGCTGTGGGAGCCGTGGCTCGACGGGTCGGTGGTCGCGATCGGCAACGCCCCGACCGCGCTGTTCCACCTGCTCGAGATGCTCGTCGCCGGCGCGCCGCGGCCGGCCGCGATCGTCGGCTGCCCGGTGGGGTTCATCGGTGCGGTCGAGTCCAAGGAGGCACTCGCCCGCCTCGCCGACGACCACGGCATCGACATCCCCTACGTGACCGTGCGCGGTCGCCGCGGCGGCTCCGCCATGACCGCCTCCGCCCTCAACGCCCTCGCCCAGGAGCAGGAATGA
- a CDS encoding nitrite reductase: protein MITRTRPDLCPGVTRPWPADDGALVRLRLVGGRVPSSALVALSEVARVHGDGDLHVTGRANLQLRALPWSGGELSPAVVAAIEATGLLPSRSHELVRNVLVSPATGLAGGRADLRPVAAALDALLCSDPALAALPGRFLFVLDDGRGDLVGRSCDLGLVALSATTGQVRIGSHGWGAVLPMADAPLALVTLARQFLGCRGTGPTAPWHVDELPADALPLLPRDPQVPVATGPAAYGVVAGGEHVPAPDGVLSPALVARLAGRAPELVVTPWRGVLVPRLTRAARAARVAR from the coding sequence ATGATCACCCGGACCCGTCCCGACCTCTGCCCGGGCGTCACCCGCCCCTGGCCCGCCGACGACGGGGCGCTCGTTCGCCTGCGGCTCGTCGGTGGCCGGGTGCCGTCGTCCGCGCTCGTCGCTCTCTCCGAGGTGGCCCGGGTGCACGGCGACGGAGACCTGCACGTGACCGGCCGCGCCAACCTCCAGCTGCGGGCGCTGCCCTGGTCCGGCGGCGAGCTGTCCCCCGCGGTGGTGGCCGCGATCGAGGCGACCGGGCTGCTGCCCTCGCGGTCGCACGAGCTGGTCCGCAACGTCCTGGTCTCGCCCGCGACCGGGCTCGCCGGTGGGCGGGCCGACCTGCGTCCGGTGGCGGCGGCCCTGGACGCCTTGCTGTGCTCGGACCCGGCGTTGGCAGCGCTGCCGGGCCGGTTCCTGTTCGTGCTCGACGACGGCCGCGGCGACCTGGTCGGCCGCTCGTGCGACCTCGGGCTCGTGGCGCTGTCCGCGACGACGGGACAGGTCCGGATCGGGTCGCACGGCTGGGGTGCGGTGCTGCCGATGGCCGACGCTCCGCTCGCCCTGGTCACGCTCGCCCGGCAGTTCTTGGGCTGCCGCGGCACCGGCCCGACCGCGCCGTGGCACGTCGACGAACTGCCGGCCGACGCGCTGCCGCTGCTGCCCCGCGACCCGCAGGTGCCGGTCGCAACCGGCCCTGCGGCGTACGGCGTGGTGGCCGGGGGCGAGCACGTCCCGGCGCCCGACGGGGTCCTCTCCCCCGCGCTGGTCGCTCGGCTCGCCGGCCGCGCGCCCGAGCTGGTCGTCACGCCGTGGCGTGGCGTCCTGGTGCCGCGGCTGACGCGGGCGGCGCGGGCGGCGCGGGTGGCGCGGTGA
- a CDS encoding SRPBCC family protein has protein sequence MSTTTRIVRATPQQVWDVLADGWLYPLWVVGASRMREVDGHWPEPGARLHHSVGVWPLLIDDHTEVLEATPGSRLRLRAKAWPTGEAEVVLHLRARGADTEVVMEEDAVAGPGRLVPAPLRRLPLHWRNVEALRRLAFVAERRAQG, from the coding sequence ATGAGCACCACGACGCGCATCGTCCGGGCCACGCCGCAGCAGGTGTGGGACGTGCTGGCCGACGGCTGGCTCTACCCGCTGTGGGTGGTGGGTGCCTCGCGGATGCGCGAGGTCGACGGGCACTGGCCCGAGCCGGGTGCCCGGCTGCACCACTCCGTCGGGGTCTGGCCGCTGCTGATCGACGACCACACCGAGGTCCTCGAGGCGACGCCGGGCTCCCGCCTGCGGCTGCGTGCCAAGGCCTGGCCCACCGGGGAGGCGGAGGTGGTCCTGCATCTCCGGGCGCGCGGCGCCGACACCGAGGTCGTGATGGAGGAGGACGCCGTCGCGGGGCCGGGGCGGCTGGTGCCCGCGCCGCTGCGGCGCCTGCCGCTGCACTGGCGCAACGTGGAGGCGCTGCGTCGCCTGGCGTTCGTCGCGGAGCGGCGTGCGCAAGGATGA
- a CDS encoding NAD(P)/FAD-dependent oxidoreductase, translating to MTVPGADETYDAVVVGAGPNGLVAANHLVDAGWSVLVLEAQPEVGGAVRSDREVHADFVHDTFSAFYPLAAASPFLGAMDLEDHGLAWAHAPAVLGHPTPDGAWALLHRDREVTACLLDEQHPGDGEAWLALCDQWDVIGPHVLGGLLSPFPPVRSALAGLAALPRAGGLSFVRTLLAPAAEVGSRRFGGRAPRLLLAGNAGHADIPLEDTGSGLMGLLLTLMGQTVGFPVPVGGAGELTQALARRFVSRGGEIRCATAVVGIDVERGRARAVRSADGRRTTVRRAVVADVVAPHLFGGLVAAEHLPLRVRRGMRRFELDPSTVKVDWALSGPVPWASAPAHAPGTVHIADSVGQMSRAFREVADGAVPAEPFLLAGQMTTSDPTRSPAGTESMWAYTHVPQQVTRDTGGDGIRGLWDHDDCERFADRMQARIERLAPGFGSTVLARRVLGPRELEARNANLVGGSINGGTARLRQELVLRPVPGLGRAETGIAGLYLGSSSAHPGGGVHGAAGMNAARAALAHARLDPRARHR from the coding sequence GTGACCGTGCCCGGCGCCGACGAGACGTACGACGCCGTCGTCGTCGGCGCCGGCCCCAACGGGCTCGTCGCGGCCAACCACCTGGTCGACGCCGGCTGGTCGGTGCTCGTCCTGGAGGCCCAGCCCGAGGTGGGTGGAGCGGTCCGGAGTGACCGGGAGGTGCACGCCGACTTCGTGCACGACACGTTCAGCGCGTTCTACCCGTTGGCCGCCGCCTCCCCGTTCCTGGGCGCGATGGACCTGGAGGACCACGGCCTGGCCTGGGCCCACGCGCCCGCGGTCCTCGGGCACCCCACCCCCGACGGTGCGTGGGCGCTGCTCCACCGTGACCGCGAGGTCACCGCCTGCCTCCTCGACGAGCAGCACCCCGGCGACGGCGAGGCCTGGCTGGCCCTGTGCGACCAGTGGGACGTGATCGGCCCGCACGTCCTCGGCGGCCTCCTGTCGCCCTTCCCGCCCGTGCGCTCGGCGCTGGCCGGGCTGGCGGCCCTGCCGCGCGCCGGCGGGCTGTCCTTCGTCCGCACCCTGCTCGCGCCGGCCGCGGAGGTGGGGAGCCGTCGCTTCGGCGGGCGCGCCCCGCGCCTGCTGCTGGCCGGCAACGCCGGACACGCCGACATCCCGCTCGAGGACACAGGCTCCGGGCTGATGGGGCTGCTGCTCACCCTGATGGGCCAGACCGTCGGCTTCCCGGTCCCGGTCGGCGGTGCGGGTGAGCTCACCCAGGCCCTGGCCCGGCGGTTCGTCTCCCGAGGCGGCGAGATCCGCTGCGCCACCGCGGTCGTGGGCATCGACGTCGAGCGCGGCCGGGCGCGGGCGGTCCGGTCCGCCGACGGCCGTCGTACGACGGTGCGCCGGGCCGTCGTGGCCGACGTCGTGGCGCCGCACCTCTTCGGCGGGCTCGTCGCCGCCGAGCACCTGCCGCTGCGGGTGCGCCGCGGGATGCGCCGCTTCGAGCTGGACCCCTCGACCGTCAAGGTCGACTGGGCGCTGTCCGGACCCGTGCCGTGGGCGTCGGCCCCCGCCCACGCACCCGGCACGGTGCACATCGCCGACTCCGTCGGACAGATGTCCCGGGCGTTCCGCGAGGTGGCGGACGGCGCGGTCCCGGCCGAGCCCTTCCTGCTCGCCGGCCAGATGACCACGTCCGACCCGACCCGATCGCCGGCGGGCACCGAGTCGATGTGGGCCTACACGCACGTGCCGCAGCAGGTCACGCGGGACACGGGCGGTGACGGCATCCGTGGGCTGTGGGACCACGACGACTGCGAGCGTTTCGCGGACCGGATGCAGGCCCGGATCGAGCGGCTGGCCCCCGGCTTCGGCTCGACGGTCCTGGCTCGTCGGGTGCTGGGACCGCGCGAGCTCGAGGCCCGCAACGCCAACCTGGTCGGCGGGTCGATCAACGGGGGCACCGCCCGCCTGCGCCAGGAGCTCGTGCTCCGGCCGGTGCCCGGGCTGGGGCGTGCCGAGACGGGCATCGCCGGGCTCTACCTCGGTTCGTCGTCCGCGCACCCGGGCGGCGGGGTGCACGGCGCGGCCGGCATGAATGCGGCCCGCGCTGCCCTGGCGCACGCCCGGCTCGACCCGCGTGCCAGGCACCGCTGA
- a CDS encoding GNAT family N-acetyltransferase has product MDITRIDPLDVDLDLADRLVAVDRASHEHAGLELPVQSGPSRMFSLQHGNDGRPVDAVWVVGPPEEPVGWGLVELPFLDNRDLARLRAIVSPAHRRAGVGTALLEQMTAFAGERDRTQLTTGAWLGTDGIGFLGARGFGTQGQHQYAVRRLDLHEDPTRWDRLYGEAAAVASGYELVRVAGPADEAMVPDLVALHEAINDAPADDGREPDAWDPDRVRAYDASMARRHQTTHRVLARHSETGEWAGMSLLCVDEFVPTVAFQEDTTVVRAHRGHRLGLLMKCEMLRWLAAERPEVAAADTWNATDNHHMIAVNERLGCRVIATNVGYRRLL; this is encoded by the coding sequence GTGGACATCACCCGCATCGACCCGCTCGACGTCGACCTCGACCTCGCCGATCGGCTGGTCGCCGTCGACCGCGCCTCGCACGAGCACGCGGGTCTGGAGCTCCCGGTCCAGTCGGGTCCGTCGCGGATGTTCTCCCTGCAGCACGGCAACGACGGCCGGCCCGTCGACGCCGTCTGGGTCGTGGGCCCGCCCGAGGAACCGGTCGGCTGGGGCCTGGTCGAGCTGCCCTTCCTCGACAACCGCGACCTGGCGCGGCTGCGGGCGATCGTGTCGCCCGCGCACCGGCGGGCCGGCGTCGGCACCGCGCTGCTCGAGCAGATGACCGCCTTCGCGGGTGAGCGCGACCGCACGCAGCTCACCACCGGGGCCTGGCTGGGCACCGACGGCATCGGGTTCCTCGGCGCCCGCGGCTTCGGCACCCAGGGCCAGCACCAGTACGCCGTACGTCGGCTCGACCTGCACGAGGACCCGACCCGCTGGGACCGCTTGTACGGCGAGGCCGCGGCCGTGGCGTCCGGCTACGAGCTGGTGCGCGTGGCGGGGCCGGCCGACGAGGCGATGGTGCCGGACCTGGTGGCGCTGCACGAGGCGATCAACGACGCGCCGGCCGACGACGGCAGGGAGCCGGACGCCTGGGACCCCGACCGGGTCCGCGCCTACGACGCCTCGATGGCACGCCGCCACCAGACGACGCACCGCGTCCTGGCCCGGCACAGCGAGACCGGCGAGTGGGCCGGGATGTCGCTGCTGTGCGTGGACGAGTTCGTCCCGACCGTGGCCTTCCAGGAGGACACGACCGTGGTGCGCGCGCACCGCGGGCACCGGCTCGGCCTGCTGATGAAGTGCGAGATGCTGCGCTGGCTGGCCGCGGAGCGGCCGGAGGTCGCCGCCGCCGACACCTGGAACGCCACCGACAACCACCACATGATCGCGGTGAACGAGCGGCTCGGCTGCCGGGTGATCGCGACGAACGTCGGCTACCGGCGCCTGCTCTGA
- the leuA gene encoding 2-isopropylmalate synthase has translation MTLLSQKPSGMPVSRYRAFPPIDLPDRTWPTRTITEAPRWLSTDLRDGNQALIDPMSPARKLKMFELLVRMGYKEIEVGFPSASETDFSFVRQLIEQDKIPDDVTISVLTQAREDLIERSVQSLIGVPRANIHLYNALAPLFRRVVFHAGKDEIKDIATRGTELVMKHGENHLDMTVIGYEYSPEIFTSTELPFSLEVCEAVSDVWQPEDGREIILNLPATVESATPNVYADQIEWFSRQLTRRENTVISLHPHNDRGTAVAATELAMMAGADRVEGCLFGHGERTGNVCLVTLGMNLFSQGVDPMIDFSDIDEIRRTVEYCTQLPVHPRHPYAGDLVYTAFSGSHQDAIKKGLEDLDRQAADQGVPVGELPWEAPYLPIDPKDVGRTYEAVIRVNSQSGKGGVAYILKAEHKLDLPRRAQIEFSRVVQERTDLDGGEMSPEEIWSVFSSEYLDRETPLKLDSVHTSSAAGEKDALTTNVYVDGELTTLEGTGNGPIAAFVNAINELPNNFDVRVLDYAEHALSAGGDAIAAAYVECLVGDQVFWGVGLDANIVTASLKAVISAVNRA, from the coding sequence ATGACCCTGCTCTCCCAGAAGCCCAGCGGGATGCCCGTCTCCCGCTACCGCGCGTTCCCGCCGATCGACCTGCCGGACCGCACCTGGCCCACGCGCACCATCACCGAGGCGCCGCGCTGGCTCTCGACCGACCTGCGCGACGGCAACCAGGCGCTCATCGACCCGATGAGCCCGGCCCGCAAGCTGAAGATGTTCGAGCTCCTGGTCCGGATGGGCTACAAGGAGATCGAGGTCGGCTTCCCGTCGGCCTCCGAGACCGACTTCTCCTTCGTCCGCCAGCTCATCGAGCAGGACAAGATCCCCGACGACGTCACGATCTCGGTGCTGACCCAGGCCCGTGAGGACCTGATCGAGCGCAGCGTGCAGTCGCTGATCGGGGTCCCGCGCGCCAACATCCACCTCTACAACGCCTTGGCGCCGCTGTTCCGCCGCGTGGTCTTCCACGCCGGCAAGGACGAGATCAAGGACATCGCCACCCGCGGCACCGAGCTGGTCATGAAGCACGGCGAGAACCACCTCGACATGACGGTGATCGGCTACGAGTACAGCCCGGAGATCTTCACCTCCACCGAGCTGCCGTTCAGCCTCGAGGTGTGCGAGGCCGTCTCCGACGTGTGGCAGCCCGAGGACGGCCGCGAGATCATCCTCAACCTGCCCGCGACCGTCGAGTCGGCGACGCCCAACGTCTACGCCGACCAGATCGAGTGGTTCTCCCGCCAGCTGACCCGGCGCGAGAACACCGTGATCTCGCTGCACCCGCACAACGACCGCGGCACCGCCGTCGCCGCGACCGAGCTGGCCATGATGGCCGGCGCCGACCGCGTGGAGGGCTGCCTGTTCGGCCACGGGGAGCGCACCGGCAACGTCTGCCTGGTGACGCTGGGCATGAACCTCTTCAGCCAGGGCGTCGACCCGATGATCGACTTCTCCGACATCGACGAGATCCGCCGGACGGTGGAGTACTGCACGCAGCTCCCGGTCCACCCGCGGCACCCGTACGCCGGCGACCTCGTCTACACGGCGTTCTCCGGGTCCCACCAGGACGCGATCAAGAAGGGCCTGGAGGACCTCGACCGGCAGGCCGCCGACCAGGGCGTGCCCGTCGGCGAGCTGCCGTGGGAGGCGCCGTACCTCCCCATCGACCCGAAGGACGTCGGCCGCACCTACGAGGCCGTCATCCGCGTCAACAGCCAGTCCGGCAAGGGCGGCGTGGCCTACATCCTCAAGGCCGAGCACAAGCTGGACCTGCCGCGGCGCGCGCAGATCGAGTTCAGCCGGGTCGTCCAGGAGCGCACCGACCTCGACGGCGGCGAGATGTCGCCCGAGGAGATCTGGTCGGTCTTCTCCAGCGAGTACCTCGACCGCGAGACCCCGCTCAAGCTCGACTCGGTGCACACGAGCTCGGCGGCGGGGGAGAAGGACGCGCTCACCACCAACGTGTACGTCGACGGCGAGCTCACCACCCTCGAGGGCACCGGCAACGGCCCGATCGCGGCGTTCGTCAACGCCATCAACGAGCTGCCGAACAACTTCGACGTGCGGGTCCTCGACTACGCCGAGCACGCGCTGTCGGCGGGCGGCGACGCGATCGCGGCGGCGTACGTCGAGTGCCTCGTCGGCGACCAGGTGTTCTGGGGCGTGGGGCTGGACGCCAACATCGTCACGGCCTCGCTCAAGGCGGTCATCAGCGCGGTCAACCGTGCCTGA
- a CDS encoding sugar O-acetyltransferase — translation MPEQFLPDPVMPRPARSMKERMLAGEPYLASDDELGELGLRAQDLADDYNATRSRDGSERRRLLGELLGSVGEGVEIRPPFRVDYGFNIRIGARTFANWGLVAADVAAITIGEDVQIGPNVQLLTPTHPVEPEPRRQKWEAARPITIGDNVWLGGGVIVLPGVTIGENTVVGAGSVVVRDLPANVVAVGNPASVIRTI, via the coding sequence GTGCCTGAGCAGTTCCTGCCCGACCCCGTGATGCCCCGTCCCGCGCGCTCGATGAAGGAGCGGATGCTGGCCGGCGAGCCCTACCTGGCCTCGGACGACGAGCTCGGCGAGCTGGGGCTGCGCGCCCAGGACCTCGCCGACGACTACAACGCGACGCGCTCGAGGGACGGCTCCGAGCGGCGCCGTCTCCTCGGGGAGCTGCTCGGCTCGGTGGGCGAGGGTGTGGAGATCCGGCCGCCGTTCCGGGTCGACTACGGCTTCAACATCCGCATCGGCGCGCGGACGTTCGCCAACTGGGGCCTCGTCGCGGCCGACGTCGCCGCGATCACCATCGGTGAGGACGTCCAGATCGGCCCGAACGTCCAGCTGCTCACGCCGACCCATCCCGTCGAACCCGAGCCGCGCCGCCAGAAGTGGGAGGCCGCCCGGCCGATCACCATCGGCGACAACGTCTGGCTCGGCGGGGGCGTGATCGTGCTGCCCGGCGTCACCATCGGCGAGAACACCGTCGTCGGAGCCGGCTCGGTCGTCGTCCGGGACCTGCCGGCGAACGTCGTCGCCGTCGGCAACCCGGCGTCGGTGATCCGCACGATCTGA
- a CDS encoding penicillin acylase family protein, which translates to MRRTARTTVAGLALAATALAAFAPGAMTTANAADGASDPYGQLWNILPPGSNGTATAPDLLALGGSTTATPTTPKNFADQLEMYDGLTKVEPSKITSDDINRLYKPEGFTPESVVSTETPKPGVTIRRDAFGVPFVDGTTYDDVEFGAGYAATQDRMFLMDALRHTGQARLAEFAGNTPGNVAMDEAQLRSAYYTPEEAAAQIDKAAARADELGADGAQLAGGVDAFIAGINQAQSDMCPIITAPTCPVEYAALQKQPEDWTRADVVYVASLVGGIFGKGGGHEVQNAAWLQQLTAKFGDKAGRKVYNDLREKNDPEAPTTSDIYTPYERGGIDPTRPGVAMPDPGAKTAPGTGLPDGAAAAAKAPSPQMDLPGMTIKLEHHGMSNAILVTGEHSATGKPLAVMGPQTGYFAPQLLTEEVLNGPGIQARGVAFAGTNLFVQLGRGVDYAWSATSASGDNVDTVVEKLCNTDGTAATVDSTAYLVGDTCTPMQQDTHSETTTPNASAPAPPQTYDFQVLRTVHGIVQLRTEVQGQPVAIVLQRSTYGHEVDSVLGFAQFNDPGFVHDADSFQQAASHIDYTFNWFYADDRDISYYSSGLLPVRSHQVDSDLPHWAGPAYDWQGWLSFDGHAHQTDPDRGYLVSWNNKPAPGFGGADDTWSYGPVYRSLALEKRLQHQIAGGPVTIEQMVGVMSGAATADSRAAYTLPLILKVIGDDPKTRDAVALLKQWVRSGAQRVDRDRDGAYAQQAAIALFDDWWQHNSQSVAYDVLRGRLGNELVHALPQGLDDHPRQGIGSSFNGVAWYGYVNKDLRAVLGKHVERPYRFGYCGGGKLSKCQRILRASLRAEVARMLEVQGVKKVSELTYDKTQDDIRSNTAGVVGVRPIDWQNRPTFQQVVTFTGHRPR; encoded by the coding sequence ATGCGCCGTACGGCCCGCACCACCGTCGCAGGCCTCGCCCTCGCCGCGACCGCCCTGGCCGCCTTCGCGCCCGGGGCGATGACCACCGCCAACGCCGCCGACGGGGCGAGCGACCCCTACGGCCAGCTCTGGAACATCCTGCCGCCGGGCTCCAACGGCACGGCCACGGCGCCCGACCTGCTCGCGCTGGGCGGCTCGACGACCGCGACGCCCACGACGCCGAAGAACTTCGCCGACCAGCTCGAGATGTACGACGGCCTGACCAAGGTCGAGCCCAGCAAGATCACCAGCGACGACATCAACCGGCTCTACAAGCCCGAGGGCTTCACCCCCGAGTCGGTCGTCAGCACCGAGACGCCGAAGCCGGGCGTGACCATCCGGCGCGATGCGTTCGGGGTGCCGTTCGTCGACGGGACGACGTACGACGACGTCGAGTTCGGCGCCGGCTACGCCGCGACCCAGGACCGGATGTTCCTCATGGACGCCCTGCGGCACACGGGCCAGGCCCGGCTCGCGGAGTTCGCCGGCAACACCCCCGGCAACGTCGCGATGGACGAGGCGCAGCTCCGCTCGGCCTACTACACGCCGGAGGAGGCCGCGGCCCAGATCGACAAGGCGGCGGCCCGGGCCGACGAGCTCGGCGCCGACGGGGCCCAGCTGGCCGGCGGTGTCGACGCGTTCATCGCCGGCATCAACCAGGCCCAGTCCGACATGTGCCCGATCATCACGGCGCCCACCTGCCCGGTCGAGTACGCCGCGCTGCAGAAGCAGCCGGAGGACTGGACCCGCGCCGACGTCGTGTACGTCGCCAGCCTGGTCGGCGGCATCTTCGGCAAGGGCGGCGGCCACGAGGTGCAGAACGCCGCGTGGCTGCAGCAGCTGACCGCGAAGTTCGGCGACAAGGCGGGGCGCAAGGTCTACAACGACCTGCGGGAGAAGAACGACCCCGAGGCGCCGACCACCTCCGACATCTACACCCCCTACGAGCGCGGTGGGATCGACCCGACCCGGCCGGGCGTCGCGATGCCCGACCCGGGCGCGAAGACCGCCCCCGGCACCGGCCTTCCCGACGGCGCGGCGGCTGCCGCCAAGGCCCCGTCGCCCCAGATGGACCTGCCGGGCATGACCATCAAGCTCGAGCACCACGGCATGAGCAACGCGATCCTCGTGACCGGTGAGCACTCCGCGACCGGCAAGCCGCTGGCGGTGATGGGCCCGCAGACCGGCTACTTCGCGCCGCAGCTCCTCACCGAGGAGGTGCTCAACGGCCCCGGCATCCAGGCCCGCGGCGTCGCCTTCGCCGGCACCAACCTCTTCGTCCAGCTCGGTCGCGGCGTCGACTACGCGTGGTCGGCCACGAGCGCCAGCGGCGACAACGTCGACACCGTCGTGGAGAAGCTCTGCAACACCGACGGCACTGCTGCGACGGTCGACTCGACGGCCTACCTCGTCGGCGACACCTGCACCCCGATGCAGCAGGACACCCACTCCGAGACCACGACGCCCAACGCCAGCGCCCCGGCGCCGCCGCAGACCTACGACTTCCAGGTCCTGCGCACGGTGCACGGCATCGTCCAGCTTCGCACCGAGGTCCAGGGCCAGCCGGTCGCGATCGTGCTGCAGCGCTCGACCTACGGCCACGAGGTCGACTCGGTGCTCGGCTTCGCCCAGTTCAACGACCCGGGCTTCGTGCACGACGCGGACAGCTTCCAGCAGGCGGCCAGCCACATCGACTACACGTTCAACTGGTTCTACGCCGACGACCGGGACATCTCCTACTACAGCTCCGGCCTGCTGCCGGTCCGCTCGCACCAGGTCGACTCCGACCTCCCGCACTGGGCCGGGCCTGCGTACGACTGGCAGGGCTGGCTCTCCTTCGACGGCCACGCCCACCAGACCGACCCCGACCGCGGCTACCTCGTCAGCTGGAACAACAAGCCGGCGCCCGGCTTCGGCGGCGCCGACGACACGTGGAGCTACGGCCCGGTCTACCGCTCGCTGGCCCTCGAGAAGCGGCTGCAGCACCAGATCGCCGGCGGCCCGGTCACCATCGAGCAGATGGTGGGCGTCATGTCGGGCGCGGCCACGGCCGACTCGCGCGCGGCGTACACGCTGCCCCTGATCCTCAAGGTCATCGGCGACGACCCCAAGACCCGCGACGCCGTCGCGCTGCTCAAGCAGTGGGTGCGCTCCGGCGCCCAGCGCGTGGACCGCGACCGCGACGGCGCCTACGCCCAGCAGGCGGCCATCGCGCTCTTCGACGACTGGTGGCAGCACAACAGCCAGTCGGTCGCGTACGACGTCCTCCGCGGCCGGCTCGGCAACGAGCTCGTCCACGCGCTGCCGCAGGGCCTCGACGACCACCCGCGCCAAGGCATCGGCTCCTCGTTCAACGGCGTCGCCTGGTACGGCTACGTCAACAAGGACCTGCGGGCCGTCCTCGGCAAGCACGTCGAGCGGCCCTACCGGTTCGGCTACTGCGGCGGCGGCAAGCTGTCGAAGTGCCAGCGGATCCTGCGGGCCTCGCTGCGGGCCGAGGTGGCGCGGATGCTCGAGGTCCAGGGCGTGAAGAAGGTCTCCGAGCTGACCTACGACAAGACGCAGGACGACATCCGCAGCAACACCGCGGGCGTCGTGGGCGTGCGGCCGATCGACTGGCAGAACCGGCCGACCTTCCAGCAGGTCGTCACGTTCACGGGGCACCGGCCGCGCTGA